A single window of Melospiza georgiana isolate bMelGeo1 chromosome 6, bMelGeo1.pri, whole genome shotgun sequence DNA harbors:
- the LOC131084393 gene encoding acyl-CoA (8-3)-desaturase-like — protein sequence MAPPGGGGQLRDRHRDGDRDRATAAGMRRFTWEEIGQRNGRGPAPQERWLVIHRKVFDISHFYRRHPGGARLLVSHAGQDATDAFVAFHVDKVLVSKYLKPLQIGELAPDQPSIEPTKNEMLVKDFRELRATVERMGLLEPNQLFFFLLLAHILLLDTAAWLILLYFGTSLLPFVLSLLLLTISQVQASWLQHDLGHLSVFRKTKWNHLLHKFVMCHLIGASAKWWTLLHSQHHAKPNCFHKDPDIDMHPFLFTLGKKFSVELGIKKKKYMPYNHQHKYFFITLPPLLFPTYFHCHTFYIAYTKKYWADLAWMLTFYIRFFYTYGSLLETKSLLAYYFIFRMLESSWFVWVSQMNHIPMDIDYDKNLDWVSTQLLATCNVEQSLFNDWFTGHLNFQIEHHLFPTMPRHNYCKVAPLVKSLCAKHGLEYQCKPLLTAFADIVHSLKTSGELWHDAYLHK from the exons GGAGCGCTGGCTGGTGATCCACAGGAAGGTGTTCGACATCAGCCACTTCTACCGGAGACACCCGGGAGGGGCCCGGCTCCTCGTCAGCCACGCCGGGCAGGACGCCACG GATGCCTTTGTGGCATTCCATGTTGACAAGGTGCTGGTGAGCAAGTACTTGAAGCCACTGCAGATTGGGGAACTGGCACCCGACCAACCCAGCATTGAGCCCACTAAAAAT GAAATGCTGGTGAAAGATTTCCGGGAATTGCGCGCTACAGTCGAGAGAATGGGACTCCTGGAGCCAAACcagctcttcttcttcctgctcctggctcaCATCCTGCTCCTGGATACAGCTGCCTGGCTCATCCTCCTCTACTTTGGGACATCCTTACTGCCCTTCgttctctccctgctgctgctgaccatTTCCCAG gtcCAGGCTTCCTGGTTACAGCACGATTTAGGACACCTCTCAGTATTCAGGAAAACCAAGTGGAACCACTTGCTACACAAGTTTGTGATGTGCCATTTGATT GGGGCCTCTGCCAAGTGGTGGACTCTCCTGCACTCCCAGCACCATGCCAAACCCAACTGCTTCCACAAGGACCCTGACATTGATATGCACCCTTTCCTCTTCACTTTGGGGAAGAAATTCTCTGTGGAG cttgggatcaaaaagaaaaagtacatGCCCTACAACCACCAACACAAATACTTCTTCATCA ctcttCCTCCGCTCCTGTTCCCCACCTACTTCCACTGCCACACATTCTACATTGCCTACACAAAGAAGTACTGGGCG GACTTGGCCTGGATGCTGACCTTCTACATCAGATTCTTTTATACTTATGGATCTTTATTAGAAACAAAGAGTCTCCTGgcatattattttatattcag gatgctggagagcagctggttTGTCTGGGTCTCACAGATGAACCACATCCCAATGGATATCGACTATGACAAGAATTTGGACTGGGTGTCTACTCAG CTCCTGGCAACCTGCAATGTGGAACAGTCACTGTTCAATGACTGGTTCACAGGACACCTCAACTTCCAGATAGAGCATCA CCTTTTCCCTACAATGCCACGGCACAACTACTGCAAGGTGGCCCCTCTGGTGAAGTCCCTGTGTGCCAAGCATGGCCTAGAGTACCAGTGcaagcctctgctcacagccttcGCAGACATCGTGCA ctccctgaaGACCTCGGGAGAGCTCTGGCACGATGCCTACCTGCACAAATAA
- the CAT gene encoding catalase → MADGRDDAANQLKQWKNQRGSQKPDVLTTGSGNPIGDKLNILTVGPRGPLLVQDVVFTDEMAHFDRERIPERVVHAKGAGAFGYFEVTHDITQYCKAKVFEHIGKRTPLAIRFSTVAGESGSADTVRDPRGFAMKFYTEDGNWDLVGNNTPIFFIRDAMLFPSFIHSQKRNPQTHLKDPDMVWDFWSLRPESLHQVSFLFSDRGIPDGYRHMNGYGSHTFKLVNADGRAVYCKFHAKTDQGIKNLSVEEAGRLASTDPDYAIRDLYNAIAKGNFPSWSFYIQVMTFEEAEKFPFNPFDLTKVWPHGDYPLIPVGKLVLNRNPVNYFAEVEQMAYDPSNMPPGIEPSPDKMLQGRLFSYPDTHRHRLGPNYLQIPVNCPFRARVANYQRDGPMTVSDNQGGAPNYYPNSFTGPEDQPQLKESRMFASGDVQRFNSADEDNVTQVREFYLKVLNEEERQRLCKNIAEHLKDAQLFIQKRAVKNFHDVHPSYGACIQALLDKYNAEGGKKDVIRTYTQSGTHMSVKERSNL, encoded by the exons ATGGCCGACGGGCGTGACGACGCCGCGAACCAGCTGAAGCAGTGGAAGAACCAGCGGGGCTCGCAG AAGCCAGATGTCCTGACCACAGGCTCTGGGAACCCCATTGGGGATAAGCTGAATATCCTGACAGTGGGGCCGCGTGGACCTCTTCTTGTCCAAGATGTTGTTTTCACTGATGAGATGGCTCACTTTGACAGGGAGAGGATTCCTGAGAGAGTTGTGCATGCAAAAGGGGCAG GAGCCTTTGGCTATTTTGAAGTCACTCATGATATCACCCAGTACTGTAAGGCAAAAGTGTTTGAGCACATTGGGAAAAGGACTCCGCTTGCCATCCGCTTCTCCACTGTTG CTGGAGAATCTGGCTCAGCTGACACAGTTCGTGACCCCCGAGGCTTTGCCATGAAGTTCTACACAGAGGATGGGAATTGGGATCTTGTGGGAAACAACACTCCCATCTTCTTTATTCGGGATGCAATGTTG TTTCCCTCCTTCATCCATAGCCAAAAGAGGAATCCTCAGACTCATCTGAAGGATCCAGACATGGTGTGGGACTTCTGGAGTCTTCGCCCTGAGTCTTTGCATCAA GTGTCTTTCCTGTTCAGTGACCGTGGCATTCCTGATGGCTATCGCCACATGAATGGATATGGATCACACACCTTCAAACTGGTTAATGCTGATGGAAGAGCAGTTTACTGCAAATTCCATGCCAAg ACTGACCAGGGCATCAAAAACCTTTCTGTGGAGGAAGCAGGAAGATTGGCTTCTACTGATCCTGACTATGCTATACGGGACCTTTACAATGCCATTGCCAAGGGGAACTTTCCCTCATGGTCCTTCTACATTCAGGTTATGACCTTTGAAGAAGCAGAGAAGTTCCCATTTAATCCTTTTGATCTGACTAAG GTTTGGCCTCATGGTGACTACCCTCTCATCCCTGTGGGAAAGCTGGTCTTGAACAGGAATCCTGTCAACTACTTTGCAGAGGTGGAACAGATGGCTTATGACCCTAGCAACATGCCTCCTGGAATTGAGCCCAGCCCTGACAAAATGCTGCAG GGGCGCCTCTTCTCTTACCCTGACACCCACAGACACCGCCTGGGCCCCAACTATCTGCAGATCCCTGTCAACTGTCCCTTCAGAGCCAGGGTGGCCAACTACCAGAGGGATGGGCCAATGACTGTTTCTGACAACCAAG gtgGTGCCCCAAATTATTATCCAAACAGCTTCACTGGTCCTGAGGATCAGCCCCAGCTCAAGGAGAGCCGCATGTTTGCTTCAGGGGACGTGCAGCGCTTCAACAGTGCCGATGAGGACAACGTGACCCag GTGAGAGAATTCTACCTCAAAGTGCTGAACGAGGAAGAGCGCCAGAGGCTGTGTAAGAACATTGCAGAACATCTGAAGGATGCCCAGCTCTTCATTCAGAAACGAGCT GTGAAAAACTTCCATGATGTTCATCCTAGTTATGGAGCCTGTATCCAGGCTTTGCTGGACAAATACAATGCTGAGGGTGGGAAAAAG GATGTAATTAGAACATACACACAGTCTGGAACTCATATGTCTGTCAAGGAAAGATCCAACCTGTAA